One window of the Rosa rugosa chromosome 3, drRosRugo1.1, whole genome shotgun sequence genome contains the following:
- the LOC133740284 gene encoding peptidyl-prolyl cis-trans isomerase CYP18-2-like: MSSIADEDYSRSVTLETSFGDFTVELYYKDAPRACRNFMELSRGHHYDGVTFHRVIKNFLVQAGDLSGTGKGIKSIYGAKFEDEIKPQLNHTAAGILSMANTGPNTNGTQFFITLAPCPSLDGKHTIFGRVCRGMDTIVEIGNVPTDDNDRPLEDVMILGASVKDVIHEINVYP, from the exons ATGTCGTCAATCGCAGATGAAGACTACTCAAGGTCGGTGACCCTAGAAACATCGTTTGGTGATTTCACCGTTGAG CTCTACTACAAGGACGCACCCAGGGCTTGCAGAAACTTCATGGAGCTCTCACGCGGGCATCATTATGACGGTGTCACATTCCACAGAGTCATCAAG AATTTTTTAGTGCAAGCTGGTGATCTTTCTGGGACAGGAAAGGGTATAAAATCAATTTACgg TGCAAAATTTGAGGACGAGATAAAACCCCAGTTGAATCATACTGCAGCGGGCATTCTATCCATGGCAAATACTGGTCCAAATACGAATGGAACCCAATTCTTCATCACGCTGGCACCATGTCCATCACTGGACG GAAAGCACACCATATTTGGAAGAGTTTGCAGAGGAATGGATACAATCGTAGAAATTGGCAATGTCCCAACTGATGACAATGATAG GCCACTTGAAGATGTGATGATACTTGGAGCATCTGTCAAAGATGTAATCCATGAAATCAATGTATATCCATAA